Proteins found in one Promicromonospora sukumoe genomic segment:
- a CDS encoding GntR family transcriptional regulator — protein MSQPLYLEVYEKLRASIHAGSYRVGDRMPAEAELTKQLGVSAITLKRAMDLLRDDGYITRRPRLGTVVVSETATNAVGAGPGPSPLIGCVLTDFDDTFGTRVLAGLLDASGTVANLVIKRSLGDGEAEGDLVRSLVADGVQGLVLEPSSSQYVPPSVLELITRAFPVAILDRVFDGVPVSSVCSDNVSAGRQAADALFDAGYDHVGLVSAASTVSTVQDRLDGVVAAHATRHVPFDPAHQFRRVRSTVPGSGVAPEDDIAELEKFLTANPGLTGLVATEYNIAVLLREAAHRAGRDVPGDLGIVCFDHPDAFYDQARYRFTHIRQDETHMGTEAVRLVLDQLRDAGQVTKVTLPTELVPGSSTR, from the coding sequence GTGAGCCAGCCGCTCTACCTCGAGGTGTACGAGAAGCTCCGCGCGTCCATCCACGCGGGCTCGTACCGTGTCGGCGACCGGATGCCGGCCGAGGCCGAGCTGACCAAACAGCTCGGGGTCAGCGCGATCACGCTCAAGCGCGCCATGGACCTGCTGCGCGACGACGGCTACATCACGCGCCGTCCGCGGCTCGGCACCGTGGTGGTCAGCGAGACCGCCACGAACGCCGTCGGCGCGGGCCCCGGGCCCAGCCCCCTGATCGGCTGCGTGCTGACCGACTTCGACGACACCTTCGGCACGCGCGTGCTGGCGGGCCTGCTCGACGCGTCGGGCACCGTCGCCAACCTGGTCATCAAGCGCAGCCTGGGCGACGGCGAGGCGGAGGGCGACCTCGTGCGCTCGCTCGTCGCCGACGGCGTCCAGGGGCTGGTCCTGGAGCCCAGCTCCTCGCAGTACGTGCCGCCGTCCGTGCTGGAGCTCATCACCCGGGCGTTCCCCGTGGCCATCCTGGACCGCGTGTTCGACGGCGTCCCCGTGTCGTCGGTCTGCTCCGACAACGTCTCGGCGGGCCGCCAGGCCGCGGACGCGCTGTTCGACGCCGGCTACGACCACGTCGGCCTGGTCTCGGCGGCGAGCACGGTCTCCACGGTGCAGGACCGGCTCGACGGCGTCGTCGCCGCCCACGCGACCCGGCACGTGCCGTTCGACCCCGCGCACCAGTTCCGACGGGTGCGCTCCACGGTGCCGGGCAGCGGCGTCGCGCCCGAGGACGACATCGCCGAGCTGGAGAAGTTCCTGACTGCCAACCCGGGCCTGACCGGGCTGGTCGCCACGGAGTACAACATCGCCGTCCTGCTGCGCGAGGCGGCGCACCGGGCCGGGCGGGACGTGCCCGGCGACCTCGGCATCGTCTGCTTCGACCACCCGGACGCGTTCTACGACCAGGCGCGCTACCGGTTCACGCACATCCGCCAGGACGAGACGCACATGGGCACCGAGGCCGTGCGGCTCGTCCTGGACCAGCTCCGCGACGCCGGGCAGGTCACCAAGGTGACGCTGCCGACCGAGCTGGTGCCGGGGAGCTCGACGCGCTGA
- a CDS encoding VOC family protein, whose translation MDRPTEPTAVHDRIITPDLAMDAVTLRVGDLDTMASYYGTAFALEPLEERGKGSEVHRVLGRGTTPLLRLVHTPGLPAGDHRQAGLFHTALLFDDEAALAATVYRAVQDPRGQFTGSSDHLVSEAFYFTDPEGNGVELYTDRPREQWVHEGGQIKMGSAWLDPNAYLRTHLTEAELGAAPSRSGRVGHVHLQVGDIAPARQFYVDALGLEATLTGFPGALFASAGGYHHHIAMNTWNSAGAGPRAASLGLGEVAITVPGREDLDALVARLRAANLPFADDGRSVTVADPWGTQVSVSVPGTSVEDLLAR comes from the coding sequence ATGGATCGCCCGACCGAACCGACCGCCGTGCACGACCGGATCATCACCCCCGACCTGGCGATGGACGCCGTGACGCTGCGCGTCGGCGACCTCGACACGATGGCGTCCTACTACGGGACTGCGTTCGCGCTCGAACCCCTGGAGGAGCGCGGCAAGGGCAGCGAGGTGCACCGGGTGCTGGGGCGGGGTACGACGCCGCTGCTGCGGCTCGTCCACACGCCCGGCCTGCCCGCGGGCGACCACCGGCAGGCCGGGCTGTTCCACACGGCCCTGCTGTTCGACGACGAGGCCGCCCTGGCCGCCACCGTCTACCGCGCGGTGCAGGACCCGCGCGGGCAGTTCACGGGGTCCAGCGACCACCTGGTCAGCGAGGCGTTCTACTTCACGGACCCCGAGGGCAACGGCGTCGAGCTCTACACGGACCGTCCGCGCGAGCAGTGGGTGCACGAGGGCGGCCAGATCAAGATGGGCAGCGCCTGGCTGGACCCGAACGCCTACCTGCGCACGCACCTGACCGAGGCCGAGCTGGGCGCCGCGCCCAGCCGGTCCGGCCGCGTGGGCCACGTGCACCTGCAGGTGGGCGACATCGCGCCGGCCCGGCAGTTCTACGTGGACGCGCTGGGCCTGGAGGCGACGCTCACCGGCTTCCCCGGCGCGCTGTTCGCGTCGGCGGGCGGGTACCACCACCACATCGCGATGAACACCTGGAACAGCGCGGGCGCCGGGCCGCGCGCCGCGAGCCTCGGGCTGGGCGAGGTCGCGATCACCGTCCCCGGCCGCGAGGACCTGGACGCGCTGGTGGCGCGCCTGCGCGCGGCGAACCTCCCCTTCGCCGACGACGGCCGCTCGGTGACCGTCGCCGACCCGTGGGGCACGCAGGTCAGCGTCTCGGTGCCCGGCACCTCCGTCGAGGACCTGCTGGCCCGGTAG
- a CDS encoding RICIN domain-containing protein, translated as MYDQVTARRRTPLGLLVWVLAGTLAFGAVVGTVWVLTRDVSPQDAVGQSTRTPTPTVPSPSDATLVDAPASPEPEPTPTPEPPAPTTVALQGVGSGRCLDVPGGGAGDGVTLQIHDCNGSGAQLWTASAAGELRILGTWCLDDPSGGQEGAAVQLWTCHGGANQQWAPQADGTLRNAATGLCLDVSGGGVENGTPALVYGCHAGDNQRWSFA; from the coding sequence GTGTACGACCAGGTCACAGCCCGGCGGCGCACACCCCTCGGCCTGCTCGTGTGGGTGCTCGCCGGAACCCTGGCGTTCGGCGCGGTGGTGGGCACGGTGTGGGTGCTGACGCGGGACGTGTCCCCGCAGGACGCCGTCGGGCAAAGCACCAGGACGCCGACGCCCACGGTGCCGAGCCCCAGCGACGCGACCCTGGTCGACGCCCCGGCGAGCCCCGAGCCGGAGCCCACCCCCACGCCCGAGCCGCCCGCGCCGACCACGGTCGCGCTGCAGGGCGTGGGGTCCGGCCGGTGCCTCGACGTGCCCGGCGGCGGCGCCGGGGACGGGGTGACGCTCCAGATCCACGACTGCAACGGGTCGGGCGCGCAGCTCTGGACGGCGTCGGCCGCCGGGGAACTGCGGATCCTCGGGACATGGTGCCTCGACGACCCGAGCGGCGGGCAGGAGGGCGCGGCCGTCCAGCTCTGGACCTGTCACGGCGGCGCGAACCAGCAGTGGGCCCCGCAGGCCGACGGCACCCTGCGCAACGCCGCGACGGGTCTGTGCCTGGACGTGTCCGGGGGCGGCGTCGAGAACGGCACGCCCGCGCTCGTGTACGGCTGCCACGCCGGGGACAACCAGCGCTGGTCGTTCGCCTGA
- a CDS encoding glycoside hydrolase family 76 protein, whose translation MSMFRRTRRVLLAMAVIAGLQPVVLAHAGPPPAPDTPAPPSAATAVADARVSADVLMDSYDQEKAWFASSWWNSAVALQTIGDYMKRTGDERYLDELDHSFETNKGPFPAGQRSTDEIYGNFTSRAIDDSGWWGLNWVTAYDLTGDQKYLDMAVTIGEFMNEFWDTSTCGGGIWWNEERTYKNAVTNGQWVRLTAELHNRLPGDTLWLDRSQEAWDWFVGSGMINSDGLINDGLRDDCSSNNDTVWTYNQGLGIGAALELYRATGDPELLEQARYLADSALESDVLVKDGVLTEWCEAAGRSCDDNQKQFKGIFARYLMELADTTGEPAYQQVVADQADSIWANDRDVVGRLGLRWAGATDTQPNVFDWRTQASALSALIADVPQEQPRRTLSAAASPAVVAVLPASGTATEVGLDVRVAATSARPEPLPVTVKATGPRGWKVTADRTLRLSPHGHADPAQATVPVTVRVPAGTADGSYPVSVTVTARSGLTYTARAEVLVAGVVDFAAGSPEEIPWLWEAGGSGFSGGGSRYADGESAFVYRFPFPAGTTSAQVTLEIDNQYVVEVGPDGESWTTVLTEDEQIRDGSNRAEHTLDLTEHLGDDKAAYIRVSDAFPADGWGGGVYHVSATYEAP comes from the coding sequence ATGTCGATGTTCCGTCGTACCAGACGTGTCCTGCTGGCCATGGCCGTGATCGCCGGGCTGCAGCCGGTCGTCCTGGCCCATGCCGGGCCGCCACCCGCACCCGATACCCCCGCACCGCCGTCCGCGGCGACCGCCGTCGCTGACGCGCGCGTCTCCGCCGACGTGCTGATGGACTCCTACGACCAGGAGAAGGCGTGGTTCGCGTCGAGCTGGTGGAACTCCGCCGTCGCGCTCCAGACCATCGGCGACTACATGAAGCGCACCGGCGACGAGCGCTACCTCGACGAGCTGGACCACAGCTTCGAGACCAACAAGGGACCGTTCCCGGCAGGGCAGCGGTCCACGGACGAGATCTACGGCAACTTCACCAGCCGTGCCATCGACGACTCGGGCTGGTGGGGGCTGAACTGGGTCACCGCCTACGACCTGACCGGCGACCAGAAGTACCTCGACATGGCCGTGACCATCGGCGAGTTCATGAACGAGTTCTGGGACACCAGCACCTGCGGCGGCGGCATCTGGTGGAACGAGGAGCGCACGTACAAGAACGCCGTCACCAACGGCCAGTGGGTCCGGCTGACCGCGGAGCTGCACAACCGTCTGCCCGGTGACACCCTCTGGCTGGACCGGTCGCAGGAGGCCTGGGACTGGTTCGTCGGCAGCGGCATGATCAACTCCGACGGCCTGATCAACGACGGGCTGCGCGACGACTGCAGCAGCAACAACGACACCGTGTGGACCTACAACCAGGGCCTCGGCATCGGCGCGGCTCTCGAGCTGTACCGCGCCACGGGCGACCCGGAGCTGCTGGAGCAGGCCCGGTACCTGGCCGACTCGGCGCTGGAGTCGGACGTGCTGGTCAAGGACGGCGTCCTCACCGAGTGGTGCGAGGCCGCCGGTCGCAGCTGCGACGACAACCAGAAGCAGTTCAAGGGCATCTTCGCGCGCTACCTGATGGAGCTGGCCGACACGACCGGCGAGCCGGCCTACCAGCAGGTCGTCGCCGACCAGGCGGACTCCATCTGGGCGAACGACCGCGACGTCGTCGGCCGGCTCGGCCTGCGCTGGGCCGGCGCGACCGACACGCAGCCCAACGTGTTCGACTGGCGCACCCAGGCCAGCGCCCTGAGCGCGCTGATCGCCGACGTGCCGCAGGAGCAGCCGCGCCGCACCCTGTCGGCCGCGGCCTCGCCGGCGGTCGTGGCGGTGCTGCCCGCCTCCGGGACGGCCACGGAGGTGGGGCTCGACGTCCGCGTCGCGGCGACGTCGGCCCGGCCCGAACCGCTGCCGGTGACCGTGAAGGCCACCGGGCCGCGCGGCTGGAAGGTCACGGCTGACCGGACCCTGCGGCTCAGCCCGCACGGCCATGCCGACCCCGCGCAGGCCACCGTGCCGGTGACCGTGCGTGTCCCGGCGGGCACCGCCGACGGCAGCTACCCCGTCAGCGTGACCGTCACGGCGCGGTCGGGCCTGACCTACACCGCGCGGGCGGAGGTGCTGGTCGCGGGCGTCGTCGACTTCGCCGCCGGGTCGCCCGAGGAGATCCCCTGGCTCTGGGAAGCGGGCGGTTCCGGCTTCAGCGGCGGCGGCAGCCGGTACGCCGACGGCGAGAGCGCGTTCGTCTACCGGTTCCCGTTCCCCGCGGGGACGACGTCGGCCCAGGTGACGCTGGAGATCGACAACCAGTACGTCGTCGAGGTGGGGCCCGACGGCGAGAGCTGGACCACGGTGCTGACCGAGGACGAGCAGATCCGCGACGGCTCCAACCGGGCCGAGCACACCCTCGACCTGACCGAGCACCTCGGCGACGACAAGGCCGCCTACATCCGGGTCTCCGACGCGTTCCCGGCCGACGGCTGGGGCGGCGGCGTCTACCACGTGTCGGCCACGTACGAGGCGCCGTGA
- a CDS encoding heme-degrading domain-containing protein, which translates to MSESDVTAIITEVEAQEVELVLRSFTHDDAWRLGNLLVELAVERDLPVTIDIRKGTQQVFHAARPGTTPDNDSWIKRKVRVVYRFGASSYLVGLRAKAKGSDFNADHGLLFQEYSAHGGAFPVRVEGVGIVAVATVSGLAQQDDHALVVEALRELREAQPLV; encoded by the coding sequence ATGAGCGAATCCGATGTCACCGCGATCATCACCGAGGTCGAGGCCCAGGAGGTCGAGCTCGTGCTGAGGTCCTTCACGCACGACGACGCCTGGCGGCTCGGCAACCTGCTCGTCGAGCTCGCCGTCGAGCGGGACCTGCCCGTCACGATCGACATCCGCAAGGGCACGCAGCAGGTCTTCCACGCGGCGCGGCCCGGTACGACCCCCGACAACGACTCGTGGATCAAGCGCAAGGTGCGGGTCGTCTACCGGTTCGGGGCGTCGTCGTACCTGGTCGGGCTGCGGGCCAAGGCCAAGGGCTCAGACTTCAACGCCGACCACGGGCTGCTGTTCCAGGAGTACTCGGCGCACGGCGGCGCGTTCCCGGTGCGCGTCGAGGGCGTAGGTATCGTCGCCGTCGCGACCGTCTCCGGTCTGGCGCAGCAGGACGACCACGCGCTCGTCGTCGAGGCGCTGCGCGAGCTGCGTGAGGCTCAGCCGCTGGTGTGA
- a CDS encoding glycoside hydrolase family 76 protein, with translation MNDSNARTENPWSARADLAQRGLDHFFGAPEPQLLDNTYPAGDNSTFNYWWLAHVIDARLDAFERTGDPEWLAAAEATSANLRSRNEGSLFNDYFDDMLWYALALERLARLTGREEPLDDARAIWAHVVEHGWNDTHGPSVAWRKQQPYYKNTPANGPFAILSARLHAQDPDPRYLDHGTVAFDWITSTLVGPDGFVEDGINREGDGRIDTQWRFTYNQGLYVGAAVALDAVLHRPELVAQAVRTATTAIAELAPDGVVGREGGGGDEGLFKGVLYRYLGTLLDRLGPGSPDAAPLVDFVRTSTDALWATGQRDGSLLAGDDWRAPAQPPVYYSTQVSAIMALELRAAVEAGEALRPR, from the coding sequence GTGAACGACTCGAACGCCCGGACCGAGAACCCCTGGTCCGCCCGGGCCGACCTGGCCCAGCGCGGCCTGGACCACTTCTTCGGCGCCCCGGAGCCCCAGCTCCTGGACAACACCTACCCGGCCGGCGACAACTCGACGTTCAACTACTGGTGGCTGGCGCACGTGATCGACGCGCGGCTGGACGCGTTCGAGCGCACGGGGGACCCGGAGTGGCTGGCGGCGGCCGAGGCGACCAGCGCCAACCTGCGCTCCCGCAACGAGGGCTCGCTGTTCAACGACTACTTCGACGACATGCTCTGGTACGCGCTGGCCCTGGAGCGGCTGGCGCGGCTCACCGGGCGCGAGGAGCCGCTGGACGACGCCCGCGCCATCTGGGCGCACGTCGTCGAGCACGGGTGGAACGACACGCACGGGCCGAGCGTCGCCTGGCGCAAGCAGCAGCCGTACTACAAGAACACGCCGGCCAACGGGCCGTTCGCGATCCTGTCCGCGCGGCTGCACGCGCAGGACCCCGACCCCAGGTACCTGGACCACGGCACCGTCGCCTTCGACTGGATCACGAGCACCCTGGTGGGGCCGGACGGGTTCGTCGAGGACGGCATCAACCGCGAGGGCGACGGCCGGATCGACACCCAGTGGCGGTTCACTTACAACCAGGGCCTGTACGTGGGGGCCGCCGTCGCGCTCGACGCCGTCCTGCACCGGCCGGAGCTCGTCGCCCAGGCCGTGCGCACCGCGACGACGGCTATCGCCGAGCTCGCGCCGGACGGCGTCGTCGGCCGCGAGGGCGGGGGAGGGGACGAGGGCCTCTTCAAGGGGGTGCTCTACCGCTACCTCGGCACGCTCCTGGACCGGCTCGGCCCGGGCTCGCCCGACGCCGCCCCGCTCGTGGACTTCGTGCGCACGAGCACCGACGCGCTGTGGGCGACGGGACAGCGCGACGGCTCGCTGCTCGCGGGCGACGACTGGCGCGCGCCCGCGCAGCCGCCCGTCTACTACTCCACGCAGGTCAGCGCCATCATGGCGCTGGAGCTGCGGGCCGCGGTGGAGGCGGGCGAGGCCCTCCGACCACGGTAG
- a CDS encoding ABC transporter substrate-binding protein — protein sequence MRSAARITGALAAVAVMVGALSACGGASDGGSGGGPEEVTFWGSWSGAQAKQLQAQADAFNESQDEYEVTYVGQELVEEKLLTALASGSVPDVVLWDRYNTPLYVPKNALAPLDEYIAADGVDTAQFYEQAMGELVVEGETYGLPLLVDNRSLFYNTELLADAGVEPPTDWDSLKEAAEAVTEQDGGKLSVAGFALDDPGLFNIWLRQAGGQMFSDDGAGTAFNSPEGLEVLEFWQGLFDAGVYEPGFGEGVDSFAEGSTAIKYDGPWALTALDEAEVDYGIVQPPVGPDGGQGAGMGGFGLVIPSGAQNPDGAWEFMKWWTTQPANGVDFAKISGWIPANVEAANDPYFTDDDRYQAFIETMEYAQVRSNIPGASDVEGKALIPALEKFLGGETDAATALKEAQELGDRILADNAQ from the coding sequence ATGAGGTCAGCAGCACGTATCACCGGGGCCCTCGCGGCGGTGGCAGTCATGGTCGGGGCGCTGAGCGCCTGCGGCGGCGCGTCCGACGGCGGCTCGGGCGGCGGTCCCGAGGAGGTCACCTTCTGGGGCTCCTGGTCGGGCGCCCAGGCCAAGCAGCTCCAGGCCCAGGCCGACGCCTTCAACGAGTCGCAGGACGAGTACGAGGTCACGTACGTGGGCCAGGAGCTCGTGGAGGAGAAGCTGCTCACGGCGCTCGCCTCGGGCAGCGTGCCCGACGTCGTCCTCTGGGACCGGTACAACACGCCCCTGTACGTGCCGAAGAACGCGCTCGCGCCGCTCGACGAGTACATCGCGGCCGACGGCGTGGACACCGCCCAGTTCTACGAGCAGGCCATGGGCGAGCTCGTCGTCGAGGGGGAGACCTACGGGCTGCCCCTGCTCGTGGACAACCGGTCGCTCTTCTACAACACCGAGCTCCTCGCGGACGCCGGCGTCGAGCCGCCCACCGACTGGGACTCCCTGAAGGAGGCCGCCGAGGCCGTCACCGAGCAGGACGGCGGCAAGCTGTCCGTCGCCGGCTTCGCCCTGGACGACCCGGGCCTGTTCAACATCTGGCTGCGCCAGGCGGGCGGCCAGATGTTCTCCGACGACGGCGCCGGCACGGCGTTCAACAGCCCGGAGGGGCTGGAGGTCCTGGAGTTCTGGCAGGGGCTGTTCGACGCCGGCGTGTACGAGCCCGGCTTCGGCGAGGGCGTCGACTCCTTCGCGGAGGGCTCCACGGCCATCAAGTACGACGGCCCGTGGGCCCTGACCGCGCTGGACGAGGCCGAGGTGGACTACGGCATCGTGCAGCCGCCCGTCGGCCCCGACGGCGGCCAGGGCGCCGGGATGGGCGGGTTCGGCCTGGTCATCCCGAGCGGCGCGCAGAACCCGGACGGCGCCTGGGAGTTCATGAAGTGGTGGACCACCCAGCCCGCCAACGGCGTGGACTTCGCCAAGATCTCCGGCTGGATCCCCGCGAACGTCGAGGCCGCCAACGACCCGTACTTCACCGACGACGACCGCTACCAGGCGTTCATCGAGACCATGGAGTACGCCCAGGTCCGCTCGAACATCCCCGGCGCGTCCGACGTCGAGGGCAAGGCCCTCATCCCCGCCCTGGAGAAGTTCCTGGGCGGCGAGACCGACGCCGCCACGGCGCTCAAGGAGGCGCAGGAGCTGGGCGACCGCATCCTGGCCGACAACGCGCAGTGA
- a CDS encoding MarR family winged helix-turn-helix transcriptional regulator: protein MDERELRYPERVAVARLHALLELLPTALDKRMQPAGLTSFEFTLLEALAEASDGKLRLSALASRTNATLARLSRVVTGLERKGLVRRAPCPEDARATNALLTDQGREVYRDSTPLYADAVTSMILDGLTEGDVDDLARLAYAILTRLDPDRRLAVTASAGVPVGAGVGASVAGAASNGMPTSALPMSAMSVSATTAALAAASGTPTSPDDCPADPAPLTDDECPADPAPMAALTDDTCPADPAPRVDPADRVDLPDDTCPADPAP, encoded by the coding sequence ATGGACGAGCGCGAGCTGAGGTACCCCGAGCGGGTGGCGGTCGCGCGCCTGCACGCCCTGCTGGAGCTGCTGCCCACCGCGCTGGACAAGCGCATGCAGCCCGCCGGACTGACGTCGTTCGAGTTCACGCTGCTGGAGGCGCTGGCCGAGGCTTCCGACGGCAAGCTGCGGCTCAGCGCCCTCGCCTCGCGCACCAACGCCACGCTCGCCCGCCTGTCGCGCGTGGTCACGGGGCTGGAGCGCAAGGGGCTGGTGCGGCGCGCGCCCTGCCCCGAGGACGCGCGGGCGACCAACGCCCTGCTCACCGACCAGGGCCGCGAGGTCTACCGCGACAGCACGCCGCTGTACGCCGACGCGGTGACCAGCATGATCCTCGACGGGCTCACCGAGGGCGACGTCGACGACCTGGCCCGGCTCGCCTACGCGATCCTGACCCGCCTGGACCCGGACCGCCGGCTCGCGGTGACGGCGTCGGCGGGGGTGCCGGTGGGTGCGGGGGTGGGTGCGTCCGTGGCGGGTGCGGCGTCGAACGGCATGCCGACGTCGGCACTGCCGATGTCGGCGATGTCGGTGTCGGCGACAACGGCGGCCCTGGCAGCGGCGTCCGGCACACCCACGTCCCCCGACGACTGCCCCGCCGACCCGGCACCCCTGACCGACGACGAATGCCCGGCCGACCCTGCGCCCATGGCGGCCCTCACCGACGACACCTGCCCGGCTGACCCGGCACCCCGGGTCGACCCTGCCGACCGGGTGGACCTCCCCGACGACACCTGCCCGGCCGACCCCGCCCCCTAA
- a CDS encoding carbohydrate ABC transporter permease — MSALATAPAGTPAPASAPQQLTTTRPLTPRAVTGKVVWALAVVLISVTTVMPLVWTLSTSLKPEGEILSSYLQLVPENPTVANYVALFTDGPFGRYLANSAVIALGGVVTNLFFGGLAGYALAKLHFRGRGVVFSLFLGSMMVPGIITMVPTFLVLRRFPLVGGNDLFGEGGAGFINSYGAVLIPFAAGPFAVFFMRQFFQALPDELGDAARIDGASEFRIFWNIYLPLARAGLAVLGVLTFQAGWNSFLWPLIALNDPEMLTVQVGLAGYVNEYQTEYGPLLAGTILASLPVLLVFVVAQRYIIENFAHSGTK, encoded by the coding sequence ATGAGCGCGCTCGCGACCGCCCCGGCCGGCACCCCCGCCCCGGCGTCCGCCCCGCAGCAGCTCACCACGACCCGGCCGCTGACCCCGCGTGCGGTGACCGGCAAGGTCGTCTGGGCGCTCGCCGTCGTCCTGATCTCCGTCACCACGGTGATGCCGCTGGTCTGGACCCTGTCGACGTCGCTCAAGCCCGAGGGCGAGATCCTCTCGTCCTACCTCCAGCTCGTGCCCGAGAACCCGACCGTCGCGAACTACGTCGCGCTGTTCACCGACGGCCCGTTCGGCCGGTACCTGGCCAACTCGGCGGTCATCGCGCTCGGCGGCGTGGTCACCAACCTGTTCTTCGGCGGCCTGGCCGGGTACGCCCTGGCCAAGCTGCACTTCCGCGGCCGCGGCGTCGTCTTCTCGCTGTTCCTCGGCTCCATGATGGTGCCCGGCATCATCACGATGGTGCCCACCTTCCTGGTGCTGCGGCGGTTCCCGCTCGTGGGTGGGAACGACCTGTTCGGCGAGGGCGGGGCCGGCTTCATCAACAGCTACGGCGCCGTGCTCATCCCGTTCGCCGCCGGGCCGTTCGCCGTGTTCTTCATGCGCCAGTTCTTCCAGGCGCTGCCCGACGAGCTCGGCGACGCCGCGCGCATCGACGGCGCGAGCGAGTTCCGCATCTTCTGGAACATCTACCTGCCGCTGGCCCGTGCGGGCCTCGCGGTGCTGGGCGTGCTCACCTTCCAGGCCGGCTGGAACAGCTTCCTCTGGCCCCTGATCGCGCTCAACGACCCGGAGATGCTCACCGTCCAGGTGGGCCTGGCCGGGTACGTCAACGAGTACCAGACCGAGTACGGGCCCCTGCTGGCCGGCACGATCCTGGCGAGCCTGCCGGTCCTGCTGGTCTTCGTCGTGGCCCAGCGCTACATCATCGAGAACTTCGCCCACTCGGGTACGAAGTGA
- a CDS encoding NADPH-dependent F420 reductase — MASITIIGTGAMANAIGGVFAAGGHDVAHVARDQVGTAPLDGDIVVLAVPYGALDGLATTYGEQLAGKTVVDITNPLNFETFDSLVVPAGSSAAAQLQAKLPASHVVKAFNTTFAATLGAKQVGGLPTTVLVAGDDADAKAALIAAVTSSGLGAVDAGSLERAHELEAIGFLQLTLAVGEQIGWTGGLAVAR; from the coding sequence ATGGCCAGCATCACGATCATCGGCACCGGCGCGATGGCCAACGCGATCGGCGGGGTCTTCGCCGCGGGCGGGCACGACGTCGCCCACGTCGCCCGGGACCAGGTCGGCACCGCGCCGCTCGACGGCGACATCGTGGTCCTCGCCGTCCCCTACGGCGCCCTCGACGGCCTCGCGACGACCTACGGCGAGCAGCTCGCCGGCAAGACCGTCGTGGACATCACCAACCCGCTGAACTTCGAGACCTTCGACTCCCTGGTCGTGCCCGCCGGCAGCTCCGCCGCCGCCCAGCTCCAGGCCAAGCTGCCCGCCAGCCACGTCGTCAAGGCGTTCAACACCACGTTCGCCGCGACGCTCGGCGCCAAGCAGGTGGGCGGCCTGCCCACCACGGTCCTCGTCGCCGGGGACGACGCCGACGCCAAGGCGGCCCTCATCGCCGCCGTCACCTCCTCGGGCCTCGGCGCCGTCGACGCCGGCTCGCTGGAGCGCGCGCACGAGCTGGAGGCCATCGGCTTCCTGCAGCTCACCCTCGCCGTCGGCGAGCAGATCGGCTGGACCGGCGGCCTCGCCGTCGCCCGCTGA